The following are encoded together in the Melitaea cinxia chromosome 22, ilMelCinx1.1, whole genome shotgun sequence genome:
- the LOC123664486 gene encoding phenoloxidase-activating enzyme-like: protein MEFVIKICFLSLFVLLLFDICETYSQCKVPNGDAGTCMAIAKCKTINDLYKKIPKTDEERLFIRQSSCGLGEKIKVCCPHQSRLQVNPVIFPNLISDTTKEIKTPVAVPLIVSPASSGVNLDNTHLETRALPSQLPKPGVCGIDSSSSNKISGGGPTAIDAYPWLALLEYSGEILGCGGSLISSRFVLTAAHCLDSVNGKPIIVRLSEYNTTSYPTDIVEVEGGGYDKITVSMIPVNSVFKHPNFNRNQRIHDIGLVKMEYTVKYSDFIKPICLPQVNYMGEFNKTTNFTVAGWGTDNGKKNEVKMDVVVPFMPTNDCKIVHDIVNEYQICAGGVEGKDSCDGDSGGPLMYEKDQYYYVTGIVSFGAQKCGTPGNPGVYTNVFMYLSWINKVLSAN, encoded by the exons ATggaatttgttataaaaatttgttttctttccTTGTTCGTTTTGTTACTGTTCGACATCTGCGAAACAT attcACAATGTAAAGTCCCAAACGGAGACGCGGGAACGTGCATGGCGATCGCAAAATGCAAAACAATAAACGATCTTTACAAGAAAATACCAAAAACTGACGAAGAACGCTTATTCATACGACAGTCTTCGTGCGGCCTCGGTGAAAAGATTAAA gTATGTTGTCCTCATCAGTCAAGATTACAAGTAAATCCAGTGATTTTCCCCAACTTGATATCAGATACTACAAAAGAAATCAAAACTCCAGTTGCAGTACCCCTTATTGTGTCACCAGCGTCTTCTGGAGTGAACTTGGATAATACTCACCTTGAAACAAGGGCATTACCCTCTCAATTACCGAAACCAGGAGTTTGCGGCATTGATTCATCGAGTTCAAACAAAATTTCTG GTGGTGGTCCAACAGCGATAGATGCGTATCCATGGTTAGCACTCCTAGAATATTCAGGAGAAATCTTGGGCTGTGGAGGCAGCCTCATCTCCTCGAGATTCGTATTAACAGCAGCGCATTGTTTAGATTCAGTAAATGGAAAACC gATAATAGTTCGCCTGTCGGAGTACAACACGACATCGTATCCGACCGATATCGTAGAAGTGGAAGGAGGCGGTTACGATAAAATTACCGTTTCTATGATCCCAGTTAATAGTGTTTTCAAGCACCCAAATTTTAACAGGAACCAAAGGATTCACGATATTGGATTAGTTAAGATGGAATACACTGTTAAATATAGTG atttcatTAAACCTATCTGTCTACCTCAAGTGAACTACATGGGAGAGTTCAACAAAACCACCAACTTTACAGTAGCCGGTTGGGGTACAGACAATGGTAAAAAGAACGAGGTTAAGATGGATGTCGTTGTACCTTTCATGCCGACGAATGATTGCAAAATCGTACATGATATTGTAAATGAATATCAGATCTGTGCTGGAGGGGTTGAGGGAAAGGATTCCTGCGACGGTGACTCTGGCGGACCTCTCATGTACGAAAAGGATCAATACTATTACGTAACAGGAATAGTTAGTTTCGGAGCGCAGAAATGCGGAACTCCCGGTAACCCTGGGGTATATACCAACGTCTTTATGTATTTGTCCTGGATAAATAAAGTGTTGAGCGCAAATTAA